One window of Mediterraneibacter gnavus ATCC 29149 genomic DNA carries:
- a CDS encoding glycoside hydrolase family 2 protein: protein MRTSKMRREIELKKGWVFTGRDGKAVKVDLPHTWNAVDGQDGGNDYYRGTCHYSTTFAAPDFDSKTQRVYLEFQGVNSSAEVELNGQKVMSHDGGYSTFRADVTEFLTKENKLEVAVDNSVNDRVYPQKADFTFYGGIYRDVLLRIVSNEHFEMDYYGGDGVMVTPTVEGKDGKVHVESFHKAENAKVAVTLIDAQGNPVAKGEGKDVTVTIPDVHLWDGVEDPYLYTAVVELMKDGEVKDDVRIPFGVRTFSVDPKKGFFLNGRSYPLHGVSRHQDRKGIGNALTKEHHREDMEFIREIGANTVRLAHYQHDQYFYDLCDQYGMIVWAEIPYISEHMPNGRENTISQMKELIVQNYNHPSIVTWGISNEITISTKDNKDMLDNHRELNDLCHKMDSIRPTTLACYAVCGPFNKVAHLSDLVSWNLYLGWYVPGLFLNDWWISFFHRVYPNRCLGYSEYGCEGMPNLHSSRPRRGDHTEEYQSLYHEFMLKCFERHPYMWSTHVWNMFDFAADARDQGGEPGMNHKGLMTFDRKVKKDSFYIYKAYWSKEPFVHLCGSRYVDRTEAVTTVKVYSNQTKVALYANGKLLEEKTGNKVFEFRVPLNGEVRLEAVSGQAKDTSTIRRVSQPNPDYKLKKSKGKSQNWV from the coding sequence ATGCGAACCAGTAAAATGAGAAGAGAAATTGAACTGAAGAAAGGCTGGGTGTTCACAGGGCGTGACGGAAAAGCGGTCAAAGTGGATTTACCGCATACCTGGAATGCAGTGGACGGACAGGATGGAGGAAATGACTATTATCGAGGAACCTGTCACTACAGCACTACATTTGCAGCCCCGGATTTTGACAGCAAGACCCAGAGAGTATATCTGGAGTTTCAGGGAGTAAATTCCTCTGCCGAGGTGGAGTTAAACGGTCAGAAGGTGATGAGTCATGACGGCGGATATTCCACATTCCGTGCAGATGTGACAGAGTTTTTAACAAAAGAAAACAAGTTAGAAGTAGCAGTGGATAACAGTGTCAACGACAGAGTATATCCTCAAAAAGCAGATTTCACATTTTATGGTGGAATTTACAGAGATGTTCTTCTTCGTATTGTATCAAATGAACATTTTGAGATGGACTACTACGGCGGAGACGGTGTAATGGTAACGCCGACAGTAGAAGGAAAAGATGGAAAGGTTCATGTAGAGAGTTTCCATAAGGCAGAAAATGCCAAAGTAGCAGTAACTTTGATTGATGCACAGGGAAATCCTGTAGCAAAAGGTGAAGGAAAAGATGTGACGGTTACGATACCGGATGTACATCTTTGGGATGGAGTAGAAGATCCATATTTATATACAGCAGTAGTAGAGTTGATGAAAGACGGAGAAGTCAAAGACGACGTTCGCATTCCATTTGGTGTCCGTACATTCAGCGTGGATCCGAAAAAAGGATTTTTCCTGAACGGACGCTCCTATCCTCTGCATGGAGTATCCAGACACCAGGATCGGAAGGGAATCGGAAATGCATTAACAAAAGAACACCACAGAGAAGATATGGAATTTATCCGTGAGATCGGGGCGAATACAGTTCGTCTCGCGCATTATCAGCATGATCAGTATTTCTATGATCTGTGTGATCAGTACGGAATGATTGTCTGGGCGGAGATTCCATACATCTCAGAACATATGCCAAACGGACGGGAAAATACCATTAGCCAGATGAAAGAGCTGATTGTACAGAATTACAATCATCCAAGTATCGTTACATGGGGAATATCCAATGAGATCACGATTTCCACAAAGGATAATAAGGATATGCTGGATAATCACCGTGAACTCAATGATCTGTGTCACAAAATGGATTCCATACGTCCTACAACACTGGCCTGCTATGCAGTGTGCGGTCCTTTCAACAAGGTAGCACATCTGTCTGACTTAGTAAGCTGGAACTTGTATTTGGGATGGTATGTTCCAGGGTTGTTTTTAAATGACTGGTGGATCAGCTTTTTCCACCGCGTGTACCCTAACAGGTGTTTGGGATATTCTGAGTATGGCTGTGAAGGAATGCCGAATTTACATTCCTCACGTCCAAGAAGAGGAGACCATACAGAAGAATATCAGAGTCTCTACCATGAATTTATGCTGAAATGTTTTGAGCGTCATCCGTATATGTGGAGTACCCACGTATGGAACATGTTCGATTTTGCGGCAGATGCGAGAGATCAGGGTGGAGAGCCGGGAATGAATCATAAGGGACTTATGACATTCGACCGGAAAGTAAAAAAAGACAGCTTCTACATTTACAAAGCGTACTGGAGCAAAGAGCCTTTTGTACATCTTTGCGGAAGCCGCTACGTAGACAGAACGGAAGCAGTCACTACAGTTAAGGTTTATTCGAACCAGACAAAAGTTGCATTATATGCAAACGGCAAGCTGCTGGAAGAAAAGACAGGCAATAAAGTCTTTGAATTCCGGGTTCCGTTAAACGGAGAAGTTCGTCTGGAAGCTGTGTCCGGTCAGGCAAAAGATACGAGCACAATTCGCCGTGTCAGCCAGCCAAATCCGGATTACAAGCTCAAAAAGAGCAAAGGAAAGAGCCAGAACTGGGTATAA
- a CDS encoding MFS transporter — protein MKQESTQATSVNALNRAKMYQLVLFPMNNGATNVYYILTMNFIAYYANGVLGLLLAFATTMVTLMRAGDAFIDPIIGAIMDRTSTKWGKFRPFMVIGNLIMIVSSILLYFGTRIISEDMMWLRYLCFILFYALNMVGYTFQTSVTRSGQTCLTNDPKQRPLFTIFNTIASLIGMGLVQFLAPIVTGGNYRTEEFFNIMIPLAMIVSAIMTALAVIGIAEKDRPEFFGLGGEGGKEKVKIKEYVAILKANKELQRLMIAGAGCKLAFSIATNMTVLAMLYGAMMGDYKGLYLPMMIVGYVFSVPFFLLTVRTSQKKGQKASLMLYISVALVMYIGVLALLLLWKPEVAAMNLSLTNLNLYTILFILFFGIGYGAYYATADMPIPMVADCSDYETFRSGRYIPGIIGTLFSLVDKLVSSLGSTVVGIAVTIIGLSTLPDGTTPYSEGMHTIVIILFCVVPMLAWIATLIAMRGYKLTGARMKEIQAINAVRKDAISKGMSVENAMQKWQTIDQVPDEFKAH, from the coding sequence ATGAAACAGGAATCTACTCAGGCAACATCTGTCAATGCTCTGAACAGGGCAAAGATGTATCAGCTTGTTCTTTTCCCTATGAATAATGGGGCGACAAATGTCTATTATATTTTGACAATGAACTTTATTGCATATTATGCAAACGGAGTTCTTGGCTTATTGCTGGCGTTTGCAACTACAATGGTAACATTGATGCGTGCAGGAGATGCGTTCATTGACCCGATCATCGGAGCAATCATGGACAGAACTTCTACCAAATGGGGAAAATTCAGACCGTTTATGGTAATCGGAAATCTGATTATGATCGTATCCTCAATTTTACTGTATTTTGGAACCCGTATCATTTCTGAGGATATGATGTGGCTGCGTTATTTATGCTTTATTTTGTTCTACGCACTGAATATGGTTGGATATACATTCCAGACATCGGTTACACGTTCAGGACAGACATGTCTGACAAATGACCCGAAACAGAGACCTCTGTTTACAATCTTTAATACGATTGCCAGCCTGATCGGTATGGGGCTTGTACAGTTTCTTGCGCCGATCGTAACCGGAGGAAATTACAGAACAGAAGAATTCTTTAATATCATGATTCCTCTGGCGATGATCGTATCAGCGATCATGACTGCACTGGCTGTTATCGGTATTGCAGAAAAAGACCGTCCGGAATTCTTTGGACTTGGTGGAGAAGGCGGAAAAGAAAAAGTTAAAATAAAAGAATATGTAGCTATTTTAAAAGCAAACAAAGAATTACAGAGACTGATGATCGCTGGTGCAGGATGTAAGCTTGCATTCTCGATCGCAACGAATATGACGGTTCTGGCGATGCTTTACGGAGCGATGATGGGAGATTACAAAGGTCTGTATCTTCCGATGATGATCGTCGGATATGTATTTTCCGTTCCATTCTTCCTGTTGACAGTACGTACTTCACAGAAGAAAGGACAGAAGGCATCTTTAATGCTCTATATCAGCGTTGCACTTGTTATGTACATCGGTGTTTTAGCATTGCTTCTGTTGTGGAAACCGGAAGTTGCAGCGATGAATCTGAGTCTGACAAACCTGAATCTCTATACGATTCTGTTTATCCTTTTCTTCGGAATCGGATACGGAGCATACTATGCAACAGCAGATATGCCGATTCCAATGGTTGCAGACTGTTCAGATTACGAAACATTCCGTTCCGGACGCTATATTCCGGGAATTATCGGAACCTTATTCTCACTTGTGGATAAGCTGGTAAGCTCTCTGGGATCTACAGTAGTAGGAATTGCGGTGACAATCATCGGACTGTCAACACTTCCGGATGGAACAACCCCTTATTCAGAGGGAATGCATACGATTGTAATCATTTTATTCTGTGTTGTTCCAATGCTTGCATGGATCGCAACACTGATCGCAATGCGCGGATATAAACTGACCGGTGCAAGAATGAAAGAAATTCAGGCGATCAATGCAGTGCGTAAGGATGCGATCAGCAAAGGAATGAGCGTAGAAAACGCAATGCAGAAATGGCAGACGATCGATCAGGTGCCGGATGAATTTAAAGCACACTAA